In Tenacibaculum sp. 190524A02b, the genomic stretch GCTATAGAACAGTGCCAATTACGAGTCCGGATGTTTTTGAAAATGGGCAATATGTATATAATAGAGATCTAATTTCTGGAACTTATAAAAATTGGGGAGCTGAAGCACGATTTTTATCAAAATATGATATTGGAAATCAGTCAAATCCATTTTTAATAGGATTCAAATATTATCAAGCTAATAATTCAGAACAACAAGGAGCTGGAGCAGATGGAGTAGAAGCAGACTTTACATTTAAAGATAATGAGTATCCAACTTATGATAATAAATCAAATTTTAAGTTCCCTAATTTGAATTTAGCTTTATTTGGAGAGCAGATATTTAATATTACAGATCATTTTTCTATAACACCAGGGTTTAGATTTGAATATATTAAAACTGAAGGTAGTGGTACCTACAGAACTATTTTAAGAGATGGAGCAGGAAATCCATTACCAGGTGGAATTTTCAATTATGAAGATAATAGACAAAAAGAAAGAAAATTTGTTTTATTAGGAGTAGGAATGAGTTATAAACCAATAAAAGAAGTTGAACTGTATGCTAATGCTTCTCAAAACTATCGTTCAGTTACTTTTAATGATATTCGTACTGTAAGTCCAACATTTGTAGTAGATGAAAATATTGATGATGAAAAAGGAGGAACAGCAGATATTGGAATTAGAGGAAAATTAAAAGATTATATAATTTATGATGTAAGTGGTTTTGCTTTATTCTACAACCAACGAATTGGAGTTTTTTGGGTAACAGAAGGTCCTAATAAAGGAGACCGATTAAGAACCAATACAGGAGATGCTTTTATTTACGGGTTGGAAAGTTTTGTAGATGTAAATTTGGCTAATGTTTTTAATGTACCTTCTAAAAACTACATTCTAAATTCTTTTATTAATTTGGCTGTAACAGAATCTGAGTATACTAAATCTAAAGAAAAGTCAGCGTTAGGAAATCAAGTAGAGTTTATTCCTCAAATTAACTTAAAAACAGGGCTTAAATTTGGATATAAAAACTTTTTAGGAAGCCTTCAGTATACTTATTTATCAAAACAATATACAGATGCTACACATGCAGAAGTTGATGCTTCACATCCAAGTTATGGTACTATAGGACCAATTCCAGCTTATTCAATTATGGACGCTTCTTTTTCATATTCTTATAAAAAATGGAAATTTGAAACAGGTGTAAATAATTTATTAAATGAAAGTTATTTTACTAGAAGAGCAACAGGATACCCAGGTCCAGGAATCATACCTTCATCACCTAGAAGTTATTATTTTACATTGCAGTTTAAAATTTAGAAGAGTTTTAAATAAAAGCTATTTTAAATACAGTTTTTAGCTTACTGATTTTATAAGTATCTTTATACCAAACAAAATCGGTATGTTAAAACCTATCAATTTAAAAGATGAATTAGTAAAAATTAGAGGTAGAGAGTTTACCAATACTAATGTTTTAAATTGGGTAGAAGAAGTTTTTAATGATTTAGATAATCAGTATCAAAATATAAAAAATAGATTAGAGAAAAATTCACAAGTAATCAATAATGAGCTTCTAAAACAAAAATTAGAAGTTGACTCCATTTTTCATATTAATCAAATACAAAAAATCTGTATTGATTATCGTTTACGATTTTTAGATACTCATTTATTTAAAGGCGAATTTCCTATTGAAGCAATTACAAAAATAAGACAGCTGGAAAAAGACCATCAAATAACATTAAAAGGATTTAAAATAATTGCTCCTTCTAAATTATTTAAATTAAAAAAAGCAGATGATCCATTATTATTTGTACCTATAAGAAATGACTATTATTACTTAATACATCAATGGGGAAAAGACTTACATCCATTGAGAAAGTTAAAATACTGGTCAGTTAAAAATATTGAAAATTTAGCATTAACACTATTTATAATTAGTAGCATATTAACGTTAATTACCTATCCTATTTTTTTTAGAGATAAAGCAACCTTTGTTTATATTCTATTACTTTTTATGTTTTACTTAAAAGGAGCAATAGGTTGGGCATTGTTTTACGGAATTTCATCAGGTAAAAACTTTAGTAAGTACGCCTGGAATAGTAAATACGATAAAATTTCATAACTCTATCTTTTCTCTAAAACTATAATTCCTTAACATAAGCTTAAACTATGTTATAAAAATAATTATAGTATATTTGCACGTAATTAATTTTTAACAACACACAGCTCTCTTAAAAGAGCAAAATTGATTACATATATGAACGCCCACCAATCAAAATTTGTAGGAGAAGGATTAACATATGATGATGTACTGTTAGTTCCAGCCTATTCAGAAGTACTGCCAAGAGAAGTAAGTATTCAAACAAAATTTACTAGAAATATTACGATAAATGTGCCAATAGTATCAGCTGCAATGGATACTGTAACTGAATCTGCAATGGCTATTGCTATTGCTAGAGAAGGAGGTATTGGGGTTTTACATAAAAATATGACTATTGAGCAACAAGCTCAAGAAGTTAGAAAGGTTAAAAGAGCCGAAAGTGGTATGATAATAGATCCAATTACGTTACCACTTACTGCAATTGTATATGATGCAAAAGCAGCCATGAAAGAGCATAAAATTGGAGGAATTCCTGTGGTTGATGAGAATGATACGTTAGTAGGAATTGTAACCAATAGAGATTTACGTTTTGAAAAAGATAATCAACGTCCTATTATAGAAGTAATGACTTCTGAAAAACTAATCACTGTAGCTGAAGGAACTTCATTGAAAGATGCTGAAGTTATCTTACAAAAGAATAAAATTGAAAAATTACCTGTTGTTACTGAAGATTACAAATTAGTAGGTTTAATAACCTTTAGAGATATTACTAAACTTACATTAAAACCTACGGCAAATAAAGATCAATACGGTAGGCTAAGAGTCGCTGCTGCTTTAGGTGTTACTGCCGATGCTGTAGATAGAGCAGAGGCGTTAGTAAATGCAGGTGTAGATGCTGTTATTATAGATACTGCACATGGACATACTCAAGGAGTAGTTACAGTTTTAAAAGAAGTAAAAAATAAATTTCCAGAATTAGAAGTAGTTGTAGGAAATATTGCCACGCCAGAAGCAGCTAAATTTTTAGTTGAAGCTGGTGCAGATGCTATAAAAGTTGGTATCGGTCCTGGTTCAATTTGTACAACAAGAGTGGTAGCTGGAGTAGGATTTCCACAGTTTTCAGCAGTATTAGAAGTAGCTGCAGCAGTTAAAGGAACAGGTGTACCTGTAATAGCAGATGGAGGAATTCGTTATACAGGGGATATTCCAAAAGCTATTGCTGCTGGTGCCGATTGTGTAATGTTAGGGTCTTTACTAGCTGGTACAAAGGAATCACCTGGTGAAACTATTATATATGAAGGTAGGAAGTTTAAGTCATACCGAGGAATGGGATCAGTAGAAGCTATGAAAAAAGGTTCTAAAGATAGATACTTTCAAGATGTAGAAGATGATATTAAAAAACTAGTTCCTGAAGGAATTGTAGGTAGAGTACCTTATAAAGGCGAGTTATATGAAAGTATTCATCAATTTGTAGGAGGATTACGTGCTGGAATGGGATATTGTGGAGCAAAAGATATAGATACTTTAAAAAATACAGGAAAGTTTGTTAGAATTACATCTTCAGGTATTAATGAAAGCCATCCACATGATGTAGCCATTACAAAAGAGGCTCCAAACTATAGTAGGAGGTAATTTATATTTATAAAGTTTTAAATATTAAAAAACAGACTAAGGGTTAACCCTTAGTCTGTTTTTATGTAAATGTATAAAAAAATAAAAAGTTACATTTTGGCGTTGTAGTAATTATACCTATAAGCCCTTAGTTTTTTTTCAGGGGTATTGGGTATCTAAAAATATACGTTTTTTAACATAATATATTCCTAAACTATTATACATTTGTAACAGATTTAGGAGACGTCCTAAATTCTTTTCTTTTTCATAGCAATTTTCCCGCTCAATTTTTTGAGTGGGTTTTTTTTATATCTAAAGTTTACAAAAGCAACATATATTTTAGTTAATTAGAAGGGTTTTCCGCTGAAGCTATTAATAAATTTCCAAATAAATTATAGTTAAATATTT encodes the following:
- a CDS encoding TonB-dependent receptor domain-containing protein; this encodes MKLKLKDYSIIFILLFTIASSSYSQYKIFGKITDNEGKAISNVEVYVDGNGKTTISDKLGEYEITNLSKGKHELLFFSFNYEISEKVIDLSKANTKLNITLERLDEQLSEVLINQRKRKIFSMKSLKPVEGTAIYAGKKTEVVLIGETVGNRAANNARQIYSQVVGLNIYENDDAGLQLNIGGRGLDPNRTSNFNTRQNGYDISADVLGYPESYYTPPADALEEIQVIRGAASLQYGTQFGGLLNFKFNKPNKDKEFELITRQSIGSYGLFNSFNSVSGTVDKTGYYGYANYKRGDGFRPNSNFESINIYAHAEHHFTNKTSLTVEATYLNYLAKQAGGLTDTMFKEDPLQSNRDRNWFRVNWNLWALKFKHSFTEDSKMSINLFGLDASRKALGYRTVPITSPDVFENGQYVYNRDLISGTYKNWGAEARFLSKYDIGNQSNPFLIGFKYYQANNSEQQGAGADGVEADFTFKDNEYPTYDNKSNFKFPNLNLALFGEQIFNITDHFSITPGFRFEYIKTEGSGTYRTILRDGAGNPLPGGIFNYEDNRQKERKFVLLGVGMSYKPIKEVELYANASQNYRSVTFNDIRTVSPTFVVDENIDDEKGGTADIGIRGKLKDYIIYDVSGFALFYNQRIGVFWVTEGPNKGDRLRTNTGDAFIYGLESFVDVNLANVFNVPSKNYILNSFINLAVTESEYTKSKEKSALGNQVEFIPQINLKTGLKFGYKNFLGSLQYTYLSKQYTDATHAEVDASHPSYGTIGPIPAYSIMDASFSYSYKKWKFETGVNNLLNESYFTRRATGYPGPGIIPSSPRSYYFTLQFKI
- the guaB gene encoding IMP dehydrogenase, which produces MNAHQSKFVGEGLTYDDVLLVPAYSEVLPREVSIQTKFTRNITINVPIVSAAMDTVTESAMAIAIAREGGIGVLHKNMTIEQQAQEVRKVKRAESGMIIDPITLPLTAIVYDAKAAMKEHKIGGIPVVDENDTLVGIVTNRDLRFEKDNQRPIIEVMTSEKLITVAEGTSLKDAEVILQKNKIEKLPVVTEDYKLVGLITFRDITKLTLKPTANKDQYGRLRVAAALGVTADAVDRAEALVNAGVDAVIIDTAHGHTQGVVTVLKEVKNKFPELEVVVGNIATPEAAKFLVEAGADAIKVGIGPGSICTTRVVAGVGFPQFSAVLEVAAAVKGTGVPVIADGGIRYTGDIPKAIAAGADCVMLGSLLAGTKESPGETIIYEGRKFKSYRGMGSVEAMKKGSKDRYFQDVEDDIKKLVPEGIVGRVPYKGELYESIHQFVGGLRAGMGYCGAKDIDTLKNTGKFVRITSSGINESHPHDVAITKEAPNYSRR